The genomic region ctttttactttttctttttttttttaatttcagtacCACAAAAATACCTgctgagtttattttttctgactTTTGTCCCCTCACTATTGTCTAGATATGAAGGCTCAACCGGAGTCTGCAATTCATACGCCCTTTACAAAGAGGCAGCCCTACCAGGCCACCACCTCAACCTCGTCCATGTTGGATGTTTTCCTGCAGGACAAAGGCCTGCCTCCTTCCTCTTCTGTCTCCTCATCATCTTCCTTACCACAACAAACAACATCCTCCCCCCATGTGGTGCCTCCACCTGCTTCCTCCCTTCCTAAAATGGCCGGAGTCCCTTCTCTAGGTCAACAAGTTTCCCCAAGCTCCTCAGATGCCCAGGGTTCAAGTCCTCTGCCTTTGCAGCAACACAAAATcaaacagcagaagaagaggGCCTCCATTAATACAAAGGTGACTTTTAATAAGAGATTTTGAAAAGGTGCCTGATAGAAGGTATTGAAAACAGACTGGTTTCCTGTAGGGATGCACTGATCCAAATGTTTTCTCTTCCAATATGATGCCAAAATCTGTGCGTTGGATGTGAAAATGCTTCCAAAACAGGTGACAATTTGCTGTTGGCTTCTTTCATCCTGTGTTAGATTGCCCACATTGCTGTGTGGTAAACATAGAACAACAgaattgaattgagttgaaCTGAATTGATCTTCCTCATAGATCGCTGTGTTGTCACCAATACTCGGTCTAGTTGTCTGAGGCAGACAGATATCCAATTAAAATAGCAGACCAGTAGAGTTTGTGTCTTATGCATGAAAGCAAGCGTTCAGTCTTTGTGGCCTTAAAGAAAGCAAACTGCTTTTGTCTTTACTCAGATTCCAGCAATGGCAGTGGAGATGCCTGGCTCAACAGACATCTCAGGCCTGAATCTTCAGTTTGGAGCGCTGCAGTTTGGGTCTGAACCAGTTCTACCAGAGTACGAGTCCTCCTCTGCCACCACGACACCAGGCAACCAGGTCCAGAACAGTCTCTACACAAGCCCCAGCAGGTTGGTACTTCCCAAAGCAAAGCTCTTCCAGTACGTAAACAAACAGAATGTGAATATTTTGAATGGAGGACAGTACTCTTAAAAACCTTCCTCTCAGACCTGCTAGTTGTACTCAGTGTTGTGCCATCTGCTGTGCAACCAGCCAACATAAGGATAGTTCATGTTAGAAAGTTTATGTTGACACAGAACGCTGTGGAAtgacagatttttgtttttgattcaaGAACGGTTCTCTGGAGTAAAGTTTTTCTTGACTTTGTAGTCCTCCTGTTCATTGACAGTCATTTTGCTAATGCTTCTGGGCACTTATTAAGCGTGCCTATGCAATAGCACACTGCTTATTATTTGTCGGATTTGTTGTTCTTCTTattttgctgctgctgtctaAATGGCAAGAGAGCTATAACTTTAAATAGAACTAGGATGTGTATAATTTATTAAATCACCAgttaaatcagattttttttttttttaacttaagttTTGGGACTTTGCCCCCCAAAAGCtttaaaattcttttgtccCCACAAGTTATACTTACTCTCTGCATGTGCACAGTCATGAAACTTAATTAATGGAGCAGTTCAAAgtgcatgctcaatcaacaTCTCTGGCTCATCCCACCAGAGCAGAAGCCACATCAAAACAATATTGATACAGTGCTAAGATAACAACAATGTATGCACAAAACATGTTGTGAACCTCACCTGTGGGGATGCATCAGTGCAACAACTCAGTTTGGCAGTTGTGGGCAGGCAGGCTAGCTGCCATCTTTGACACACAGATTTCTATTCAGGGTTGTAGTTGAGCCTGTGTCTCTCATAAAGTCTGACATTTTGTACCGCTTATTCAACagtgtttgcatatttttgcatttacaaaTGTGTGTTTACGCTGATTGCCAGGAATACTGAATTATTTTACCAGTTATAACTGGACTTTTAAGAATTTGgcttttgattttgattttattttttccccacactCTGTTTTACTCAGCACTTCTTTAAAGGTTAGATCAATTTTTGGTGTGTGCCCCAGTCTATAAAGGTCATTAAATTGTAATTATCATCAGTATTCAAGTCAGAACCATTAATTGAACACAATTAACTTTGAGCTTGTCCATTTCATTGCAATCTGCAGTGAGTCAACTCCAGTTCTCTCCAACTCCAGCCAGATGGACCTGTACGATCAGAGACCATCTCAAACACGACGTTACCCTCCTTCAGTCTCCTCCTCCCCTCAGAAGGATTTGCAGCCCAAGGTAAAGCCAACACTTTCCTCTTTCACTTGATCTACTAAAATGTTAAATACCCCATTTTTAGTGAAGTATTAAAGGAGGGGTCACTGGGGTCAACATGCTCAACTACCACCTGCTCTGTTATGCAGAAGCCTCTTAAAATAAACTCTACTCTTATACTTCTAAATTCTTTTGGTTTCCGTTGTTCTCATTGTAAAGTGCTACTGGTTTTTAAACATGGCCTGTATTTGATATCTGCATATCAAATAAGCTTCAGCTTTTTATCAATGGCCTGTCTCTATAGAAACCTGTGAGCTCACGTTCATTGTTGGTTTTACAGAATGGCTTCAGTTCAATACAGGCAGCGCAATCCGTGGAAGGTAAGCGTCTGCTTACTAGTCAGGTCATATTTTCTGGCACATTTTGCCCACATACACGTTTCCTGAGCATTATTAATTGAGTTTTGTTGGTTTTATTCCATCCGTTTCTCTTTTGCTCTCTGCACAGCTGCAGCAGGCTCTGCAGTATCAGTCAAGCCGGCCTCTGACtcggtcacgccagcatcggtCTCCAGCATGGGCACTTTAACAGACAGCAGCTCAGCCTCCTTGTTGACTACAGCCAATCAGACGCCCCTTAGTGCTCTGGGTCACAATGAAGACTTGCCTCCAAGCAGCATGGCCCCTCCTCAGCACAACAAGTGAGATACAGCTAATCTCTTAAATCTAAATTATGATTGGTGTTAACCTAAGTGTCAGTGAATGTGATGTGATTTGCTGATAAGTGTAATATCCCCTGAATATCCTGTCTTCTTTTACAGCTCTCACCCATCACAACAGAACAGTCTGACTCCATCTGTCCGGACATCGAACTCAGGCTTACTGGTGAGCACTTTGTATGCTCGTGTCAATTTTTACATCAGAATcaactgtactttttttttcttttcttttttttttaaactagtcACAAATGAGTGTGAGTAGCTTATGCAGGAGGTTGGGTCTCCCTCCCTCACTCACTCAGTGTGAGCATTTTTCAAAGCTGCATTTCCTGTGGTGGTAGATGGACACATTATATGTTCATTCACTCTAATGGAAATGTAATCTCATCAATCTTCGCCGCATTTATTTCCTTCCGCCCCTACAGCATCCCAGCGTTGATGGAGACTCGAGCCTGCACTCTTCATCCTTCCCTTCCTCTGTCTCAGCCGTGCCGTCTTCATCAGTCccctgctcctcttcctctgtggcTGCTGCACAGGTGTCCTTAGGGGCTCCTCAGGCCTCCTCAGTGGGCTCTGCCACAGTTTCAGCTCCCTCGGGCCTAGGCCCCGTCAGCAGTCTGGCCATGGGCCTCAACACTGCCTCTATGGGTGCCCCAGTAGCAGCAGCTGCCGCCGCCACTGCTTCAGTCTCCACAGCGGCCTCGACCATTCCGTCTTCAGCATCTTCGTCATCAACACGCAGCTCTGCAGCATCCTCAGGTtagacaacacaaacacaaatatatcaaaatgGAAATGCAGATGCAGTTTGCATCCTTTGTGgatgttttaaattgtgtttgctTTTCACTTTGTCTGCATAGCTGACTTTAAACTGTGCAGTCAATACCAGTGATATAATTATAAGCTTGGTAACTTGATGTGAGGCCTTCACAATAACTTGGTGGTAAAATGGACTGTCAGTCGTTTACTGTATGCGAATCCATTGTAGAGCTTCTGTTACAATATTGTCATTGATCGGGTCATGTGGTCTGGCTTCAGAGAGCACACACAaagtagaagaagaaaataaaaataaaggaaaggaAAGCATTAAGTAGAGCTTGTCTGGGGTGTTAGGCCGTTGTTTAATCCTTCATTTTGACTAGATTATAGAACCAAATGAAGTCCTTAAGAGTTTAGTGGTTACAGTTACACAGATGATGTAACCTTCAGGGCATATTTTGTGGTCAGGTGGCAGATGGATGCATAAATTTATGTTGACTTACAGTAGAGCAACTGTGGCAAAGGATTTCTTGGGGAGTTTGTCAGAGATCGTCTTTGATTAAAGTGAGTGAGTCatgggtgttttgttttgtctgggATTCGATCTGGTTTCCATTTCCTCATCATCACAGGTGTGCTTTTCATGATTCTGACTCTTTGGTTGGTCCCCTGAGGCTTTTTCTTTCACACATGTAGAGTGTAATCTTTGCTGCTAAACAGTTTGTCACGTGTTTTACTgcaatgttttcatttattaattctGCTAAAGGCGATGTATTTGTAATACTTTGTTTATGTAATGCAAGTTGGTGAATAATTAGTATAATTTGGTTGCTTAGTGCATGGGTAAAATTGTCTAGCAAATACAGGCACAAGTGTATTTTCATTTTCGATGATTATGAGGCTTATATTTCTGTTTGgcaaataaatgcattttattggtttattttaatttgtgcaTACAGGGAAAGCACCTCCAAACCTTCCACCCGGAGTGCCCCCTCTACTGCCCAACCCATACATTATGGCCCCTGGACTACTGCATGCCTACCCTGTAAGTACTGTCAAAGTTTCTATGGCCTGAGCTTCACGTGCTTACtagatttttatttactgtgttACTTACTCCACACTAACTTGATTTACTGTTCTTTTCAGCCTCAGGTGTACGGCTATGACGATCTACAGATGCTACAGACAAGAATACCGCTGGTGAGTGTTGTTTGTGAAATGTATTTAGCTGCTGCAAGTAAAATAATGTTATGCACAGTTAGGAGTGTAAAATTACACAGCGTTGTCAGCTTTGTATGACTCAGGGTTTAGGTGTGACGGTTCAAATCTTCAAACAAGttggggtttttattttttttatttttttttgggggggggggggggggggttgttttttgttttttttagtgcagTTACTTGAGGGCTTTGGCCCTCAAGTATGAAATACATTAACTACACATTACCTGTGCTGTATTTACAGTTTGACTTAAATGAACCAATAAAATCAGCAATGTAGTTCCATCTCTACAAATTGTGAAATGAGACTGGCTCATAGGCAACAGTGAAAAGCTTAGAAAAAATGTTTACCATTACATACCCATCCCAAGTTATGTGATGGGTATGTAGTCACTCAATTATGTGTTCTTATACTGTAATATTTTTCTCATCCAGGATTATTACAGCATTCCCTTTGCAGCAACACCCACAACAGCACTGACAGGCAGAGAGGGCAGCTTGACAAGCAACCCTTATTCTGGTGAGACACTTtctagtttttagttttttagctCCATTAAAAGTCTAAAAGAGTGAGACAGACTATCTACTACTATGTGTGATTAGAAAATAtcgttttattttaaaaatgtattattttactgctatatCATGTTTCAATCTTTTATTCCCATTTTCTTTAAGGTGACTTATCAAAGTTTGGTCGAGCTGATGCCTCTTCTCCGGCTCCAGCTACCACATTAGCTCAGACACAACAGAATCAGAGCCAGACGCATCACACCACACAGCAGCCCTTCCTGAATCCTGCGCTGCCGCCAGGCTACAGCTACACCAGTCTCCCGTACTACACTGGCATGCCAGGATTGCCCAATACCTTTCAGTATGGACCTGCTGTGTTTCCGGTGAGAAATCTTAATATCCAAGATAATTAACTTTTTCCTTGTTTGCAATTTCTTAGCGTTATTATATAACAACAAGcagttgttgattttttttttttttttttttttttcgtgtgGGTATGAAGTCCAGTGCCTTATATTTCCACCACTAGTAGATGAGGGGAGTAGATTAGAGTATTAGAGGCTCATTGTATAGTTTTACtgagaaagaaacaaatgttAATTGAAAATACAAACCTGCTGTTTGTGAGAAGTAGCCAGTCAGAAGAAAGTTGCCTTAATGGGAGGGTGGCCTTAAAAGAACAGGAGCTATAATCTCCTCAACAACTGAGGGGCTGCACCAAGCCCCAGTGTATCATGAGTAAGTATTCTACTCTTAATAGTTtccaacaataaaaataaattgaacATAAAAGGCCGCCTTTAAATTAATTCTTCCCTTTagacagtgagagacagagtggCTTCTGTCAGCCTGTGGTCATCTTTGAAGATGTGTTGCATATTGAGCTGGCAGCTAGTAGTGATGGGAGAGTAAAAAGCTACTTACTGTAACAAGTACAATCAGTTTATCTTTGACTTCAGCCAGACAACAGAGGCTGCAGCTCGACCTCTACCCGTCTTTCTAGTAGCTTTGCCTTAACgttaaacttttctaaaatagaaaaaaacagggACTAATTTCTTGTCAACGATTTAAAAGTTCACTCTAGCCAGTTGGAATTAAAGCaaaatttgtgtttgtgagtgacagaaacactggcctAAACAGGTTCCTTTAACTTGCCTGATATCGCTTTGTTTCAGCCCCCGACCCTGCCTGTAGCCTTTCCTCTGGTGGCAATATGAGAGCGAtttaagcagttttaaaaaaatacattatcaGAACCTGAATTTGTGTTTCACCACCATGATTGTGAACTTTTCACATTTTCCTTTGCTGACCTCTTGACTCTCTATTTTTTCCCCCGCCCGTCCAGGTGGCTCCTACCTCGTCAAAACAGCACGGTGTGAATGTCGGTGTCAATGCCTCGGCCACACCCTTTCAACAGGCTAGTGGCTATGGTTCCCATGGATACAGCACTGGTGAGAGCCTGAATAATGTTGAAACGGCATGTTTACGGGGTTGTGCTAGTATACTTGGACACCGATGACTCTGTGCTGATTCTCACAATGAGCCCATTGATTTCCCATCGGTGGAGTGCGTATTTCATTCGAGCGCTGCAACATCTGCAAGCATAAACATGGTGCTCGTGTAATGGCCTTTGTTATGCTTGTGTCAAGACACTTGCTCATGGTTTATGAATCATTCTTGTGACCCGGATGTTG from Pelmatolapia mariae isolate MD_Pm_ZW linkage group LG22, Pm_UMD_F_2, whole genome shotgun sequence harbors:
- the ubap2l gene encoding ubiquitin-associated protein 2-like isoform X3 translates to MMTSMGGNRARGNWEQTQGQTQSQTQHKQRPQATAEQIRLAQMISDHNDDFEEKVKQLIDITGKDQDESMIALHDCNGDVNRAINVLLEGSPDTDSWEMVGKKKGVSGQKENSQAETGDEGKENREKGGEKDAARRRGGAPRKGRGASRGREFRGQENGLDGGKTGVAGRGAERGRRGRGRGRGAVGASGRRGGRFSAQGMGQNDKGPRYDIAGSRRTFNPADYAEPAQTEENYGGGSTWNNTGSVELEEGARLEYSAGEGTNYPPKFDSAPGAWRSATEEWGTEDWNEDLSETKIFTASSVASVPLPQENVTITKGQRIDLAVLLGKTPPSSSSETENAPMEATQPPSLSQSLVFSNSKQGVPLSQTSSSTPYTQHNMVSMLSKGFGEVGEPKGASTGTTGSQFLEQYKTAQALAQLAAQHSQTGPPNTTPSSWDTSAASLGQYDMKAQPESAIHTPFTKRQPYQATTSTSSMLDVFLQDKGLPPSSSVSSSSSLPQQTTSSPHVVPPPASSLPKMAGVPSLGQQVSPSSSDAQGSSPLPLQQHKIKQQKKRASINTKIPAMAVEMPGSTDISGLNLQFGALQFGSEPVLPEYESSSATTTPGNQVQNSLYTSPSSESTPVLSNSSQMDLYDQRPSQTRRYPPSVSSSPQKDLQPKNGFSSIQAAQSVEAAAGSAVSVKPASDSVTPASVSSMGTLTDSSSASLLTTANQTPLSALGHNEDLPPSSMAPPQHNNSHPSQQNSLTPSVRTSNSGLLHPSVDGDSSLHSSSFPSSVSAVPSSSVPCSSSSVAAAQVSLGAPQASSVGSATVSAPSGLGPVSSLAMGLNTASMGAPVAAAAAATASVSTAASTIPSSASSSSTRSSAASSGKAPPNLPPGVPPLLPNPYIMAPGLLHAYPPQVYGYDDLQMLQTRIPLDYYSIPFAATPTTALTGREGSLTSNPYSGDLSKFGRADASSPAPATTLAQTQQNQSQTHHTTQQPFLNPALPPGYSYTSLPYYTGMPGLPNTFQYGPAVFPVAPTSSKQHGVNVGVNASATPFQQASGYGSHGYSTGVSVTSSNTGVPDISGSVYTKTQSFEKQGFHAGTPAASFSLPSALGSGGPINPPAAAGYAPAPFMHILTPHQQPHSQILHHHLQQDGQSGTGQRSQNASIQQKSQINKSAYNSYSWGAN
- the ubap2l gene encoding ubiquitin-associated protein 2-like isoform X1; amino-acid sequence: MMTSMGGNRARGNWEQTQGQTQSQTQHKQRPQATAEQIRLAQMISDHNDDFEEKVKQLIDITGKDQDESMIALHDCNGDVNRAINVLLEGSPDTDSWEMVGKKKGVSGQKENSQAETGDEGKENREKGGEKDAARRRGGAPRKGRGASRGREFRGQENGLDGGKTGVAGRGAERGRRGRGRGRGAVGASGRRGGRFSAQGMGQNDKGPRYDIAGSRRTFNPADYAEPAQTEENYGGGSTWNNTGSVELEEGARLEYSAGEGTNYPPKFDSAPGAWRSATEEWGTEDWNEDLSETKIFTASSVASVPLPQENVTITKGQRIDLAVLLGKTPPSSSSETENAPMEATQPPSLSQSLVFSNSKQGVPLSQTSSSTPYTQHNMVSMLSKGFGEVGEPKGASTGTTGSQFLEQYKTAQALAQLAAQHSQTGPPNTTPSSWDTSAASLGQYDMKAQPESAIHTPFTKRQPYQATTSTSSMLDVFLQDKGLPPSSSVSSSSSLPQQTTSSPHVVPPPASSLPKMAGVPSLGQQVSPSSSDAQGSSPLPLQQHKIKQQKKRASINTKIPAMAVEMPGSTDISGLNLQFGALQFGSEPVLPEYESSSATTTPGNQVQNSLYTSPSSESTPVLSNSSQMDLYDQRPSQTRRYPPSVSSSPQKDLQPKNGFSSIQAAQSVEAAAGSAVSVKPASDSVTPASVSSMGTLTDSSSASLLTTANQTPLSALGHNEDLPPSSMAPPQHNNSHPSQQNSLTPSVRTSNSGLLHPSVDGDSSLHSSSFPSSVSAVPSSSVPCSSSSVAAAQVSLGAPQASSVGSATVSAPSGLGPVSSLAMGLNTASMGAPVAAAAAATASVSTAASTIPSSASSSSTRSSAASSGKAPPNLPPGVPPLLPNPYIMAPGLLHAYPPQVYGYDDLQMLQTRIPLDYYSIPFAATPTTALTGREGSLTSNPYSGDLSKFGRADASSPAPATTLAQTQQNQSQTHHTTQQPFLNPALPPGYSYTSLPYYTGMPGLPNTFQYGPAVFPVAPTSSKQHGVNVGVNASATPFQQASGYGSHGYSTGYEDVGQASGSGDFCKGGYGTAVAAAASAQNKPASSVTGPGVGVSVTSSNTGVPDISGSVYTKTQSFEKQGFHAGTPAASFSLPSALGSGGPINPPAAAGYAPAPFMHILTPHQQPHSQILHHHLQQDGQSGTGQRSQNASIQQKSQINKSAYNSYSWGAN
- the ubap2l gene encoding ubiquitin-associated protein 2-like isoform X2; translation: MMTSMGGNRARGNWEQTQGQTQSQTQHKQRPQATAEQIRLAQMISDHNDDFEEKVKQLIDITGKDQDESMIALHDCNGDVNRAINVLLEGSPDTDSWEMVGKKKGVSGQKENSQAETGDEGKENREKGGEKDAARRRGGAPRKGRGASRGREFRGQENGLDGGKTGVAGRGAERGRRGRGRGRGAVGASGRRGGRFSAQGMGTFNPADYAEPAQTEENYGGGSTWNNTGSVELEEGARLEYSAGEGTNYPPKFDSAPGAWRSATEEWGTEDWNEDLSETKIFTASSVASVPLPQENVTITKGQRIDLAVLLGKTPPSSSSETENAPMEATQPPSLSQSLVFSNSKQGVPLSQTSSSTPYTQHNMVSMLSKGFGEVGEPKGASTGTTGSQFLEQYKTAQALAQLAAQHSQTGPPNTTPSSWDTSAASLGQYDMKAQPESAIHTPFTKRQPYQATTSTSSMLDVFLQDKGLPPSSSVSSSSSLPQQTTSSPHVVPPPASSLPKMAGVPSLGQQVSPSSSDAQGSSPLPLQQHKIKQQKKRASINTKIPAMAVEMPGSTDISGLNLQFGALQFGSEPVLPEYESSSATTTPGNQVQNSLYTSPSSESTPVLSNSSQMDLYDQRPSQTRRYPPSVSSSPQKDLQPKNGFSSIQAAQSVEAAAGSAVSVKPASDSVTPASVSSMGTLTDSSSASLLTTANQTPLSALGHNEDLPPSSMAPPQHNNSHPSQQNSLTPSVRTSNSGLLHPSVDGDSSLHSSSFPSSVSAVPSSSVPCSSSSVAAAQVSLGAPQASSVGSATVSAPSGLGPVSSLAMGLNTASMGAPVAAAAAATASVSTAASTIPSSASSSSTRSSAASSGKAPPNLPPGVPPLLPNPYIMAPGLLHAYPPQVYGYDDLQMLQTRIPLDYYSIPFAATPTTALTGREGSLTSNPYSGDLSKFGRADASSPAPATTLAQTQQNQSQTHHTTQQPFLNPALPPGYSYTSLPYYTGMPGLPNTFQYGPAVFPVAPTSSKQHGVNVGVNASATPFQQASGYGSHGYSTGYEDVGQASGSGDFCKGGYGTAVAAAASAQNKPASSVTGPGVGVSVTSSNTGVPDISGSVYTKTQSFEKQGFHAGTPAASFSLPSALGSGGPINPPAAAGYAPAPFMHILTPHQQPHSQILHHHLQQDGQSGTGQRSQNASIQQKSQINKSAYNSYSWGAN
- the ubap2l gene encoding ubiquitin-associated protein 2-like isoform X4 — protein: MMTSMGGNRARGNWEQTQGQTQSQTQHKQRPQATAEQIRLAQMISDHNDDFEEKVKQLIDITGKDQDESMIALHDCNGDVNRAINVLLEGSPDTDSWEMVGKKKGVSGQKENSQAETGDEGKENREKGGEKDAARRRGGAPRKGRGASRGREFRGQENGLDGGKTGVAGRGAERGRRGRGRGRGAVGASGRRGGRFSAQGMGTFNPADYAEPAQTEENYGGGSTWNNTGSVELEEGARLEYSAGEGTNYPPKFDSAPGAWRSATEEWGTEDWNEDLSETKIFTASSVASVPLPQENVTITKGQRIDLAVLLGKTPPSSSSETENAPMEATQPPSLSQSLVFSNSKQGVPLSQTSSSTPYTQHNMVSMLSKGFGEVGEPKGASTGTTGSQFLEQYKTAQALAQLAAQHSQTGPPNTTPSSWDTSAASLGQYDMKAQPESAIHTPFTKRQPYQATTSTSSMLDVFLQDKGLPPSSSVSSSSSLPQQTTSSPHVVPPPASSLPKMAGVPSLGQQVSPSSSDAQGSSPLPLQQHKIKQQKKRASINTKIPAMAVEMPGSTDISGLNLQFGALQFGSEPVLPEYESSSATTTPGNQVQNSLYTSPSSESTPVLSNSSQMDLYDQRPSQTRRYPPSVSSSPQKDLQPKNGFSSIQAAQSVEAAAGSAVSVKPASDSVTPASVSSMGTLTDSSSASLLTTANQTPLSALGHNEDLPPSSMAPPQHNNSHPSQQNSLTPSVRTSNSGLLHPSVDGDSSLHSSSFPSSVSAVPSSSVPCSSSSVAAAQVSLGAPQASSVGSATVSAPSGLGPVSSLAMGLNTASMGAPVAAAAAATASVSTAASTIPSSASSSSTRSSAASSGKAPPNLPPGVPPLLPNPYIMAPGLLHAYPPQVYGYDDLQMLQTRIPLDYYSIPFAATPTTALTGREGSLTSNPYSGDLSKFGRADASSPAPATTLAQTQQNQSQTHHTTQQPFLNPALPPGYSYTSLPYYTGMPGLPNTFQYGPAVFPVAPTSSKQHGVNVGVNASATPFQQASGYGSHGYSTGVSVTSSNTGVPDISGSVYTKTQSFEKQGFHAGTPAASFSLPSALGSGGPINPPAAAGYAPAPFMHILTPHQQPHSQILHHHLQQDGQSGTGQRSQNASIQQKSQINKSAYNSYSWGAN